Proteins encoded by one window of Orbaceae bacterium BiB:
- a CDS encoding EexN family lipoprotein — protein sequence MKKILFLIPLTTFLFACSEDIKTVEYWKQHQDELKVFLKKCRNGEIDKNSQACENARSAANHNLNSIFPNYGEKK from the coding sequence ATGAAAAAAATATTATTTTTAATTCCATTAACTACTTTTTTATTTGCCTGTAGTGAGGATATTAAAACGGTGGAATACTGGAAACAGCATCAAGATGAACTTAAAGTATTTTTGAAAAAATGCCGTAATGGTGAAATAGATAAAAATTCACAAGCATGTGAAAATGCAAGATCTGCGGCAAATCATAATCTCAATAGTATTTTTCCTAATTACGGTGAGAAAAAATAA
- a CDS encoding helix-turn-helix transcriptional regulator — MNIKKSIHSPIYSSLIEHLAEERKRLGLSQLEVANALNLTQADISKIEHKERRLDVLELKKILEVYRVSENKKLREIIIDFFLME; from the coding sequence ATGAACATAAAAAAATCCATTCACAGCCCTATTTATAGCTCATTAATAGAACATTTGGCTGAAGAAAGAAAGCGCCTCGGACTATCTCAACTAGAAGTAGCGAATGCGCTTAACCTAACACAAGCTGATATATCAAAAATAGAACATAAAGAACGACGGTTAGACGTTTTAGAATTAAAAAAGATTTTAGAAGTTTATAGAGTATCTGAAAACAAAAAACTAAGAGAAATTATAATTGATTTTTTCCTTATGGAATAA
- a CDS encoding DNA cytosine methyltransferase produces MKAVSLFCGAGGMDVGVQNAGFKIVAANELDAYACKTYRENHKETILYEGDIENNFDAIGTHKNIDLVIGGPPCQGFSIAGKMDPDDPRSKLVFSFCDVIERVMPKAFIMENVKALGSLEKFKSIRENIFERMLSKGYTMSMVILNAKDFGVPQSRERVFIIGVYGKSKQITYSDFECKKEKAISLRESIIHLGPAGSERNSRVTKAKITLAEKPVLRKSPYAGMLFNGQGRPLNPDAWSSTLPASMGGNRTPIIDENHLYNNMSSWVETYHRSLIEGSRQAKYGDAPKQLRRLTIDEAIVLQTFPENYIFIGPQSKIFSQIGNAVPCKLAQVVAEVVKLRILSLTENNNVK; encoded by the coding sequence ATGAAAGCAGTATCTCTGTTTTGTGGTGCTGGCGGTATGGATGTGGGTGTCCAAAATGCTGGATTTAAAATTGTAGCTGCTAATGAGCTGGATGCCTATGCTTGCAAGACATATAGAGAAAATCACAAAGAGACGATTCTATATGAAGGAGATATTGAAAATAATTTTGACGCAATAGGAACTCATAAAAATATAGATCTAGTAATTGGAGGACCTCCTTGCCAAGGATTTTCAATTGCCGGTAAAATGGATCCGGATGATCCGCGCTCAAAGTTAGTATTTTCATTTTGTGATGTAATAGAGAGAGTAATGCCGAAAGCCTTTATTATGGAAAATGTCAAAGCACTAGGTTCGCTAGAAAAATTCAAATCTATTAGAGAAAATATATTTGAAAGAATGCTATCAAAAGGATATACCATGTCAATGGTAATTCTTAATGCTAAGGATTTTGGTGTGCCACAATCAAGAGAGAGAGTTTTTATCATAGGTGTATATGGCAAGAGTAAACAGATAACATATTCAGATTTTGAATGTAAAAAAGAAAAAGCAATTTCATTACGGGAATCTATTATTCATTTAGGTCCAGCAGGTAGTGAAAGAAATAGTAGAGTTACAAAAGCAAAAATCACTCTTGCAGAAAAACCTGTTTTGAGAAAGTCCCCTTATGCTGGGATGCTATTTAATGGACAAGGAAGACCATTAAATCCTGATGCTTGGTCAAGTACACTACCGGCAAGTATGGGGGGAAATAGAACACCAATAATTGATGAAAATCATTTATATAATAATATGTCAAGTTGGGTTGAAACATACCATAGGTCATTGATTGAAGGTTCAAGGCAAGCAAAATATGGAGACGCACCTAAACAATTGAGAAGATTAACCATCGATGAAGCAATTGTACTTCAAACATTTCCAGAAAATTATATATTTATAGGTCCACAGTCGAAAATTTTTAGCCAAATAGGTAATGCTGTTCCCTGCAAATTGGCTCAAGTGGTTGCTGAAGTAGTAAAGTTACGTATTTTGTCTTTAACCGAAAATAACAATGTTAAATAA
- a CDS encoding GNAT family N-acetyltransferase, protein MIIRPYSSNDCPVLAKLFYDTVHQVNAKDYTKQQLDQWATGNIDLVAWNNSFLQNNTLIAESNGLIVGFADMDKAGYLDRLYVHKDFLRIGIATALVNQLEKRMCNMGVLCFKTNASITAKPFFKKQGYHVEAENKVIHNGIVLINYTMIKYF, encoded by the coding sequence ATGATAATTAGACCATACTCATCAAATGATTGTCCTGTTTTAGCAAAGTTATTTTATGATACGGTTCATCAGGTCAATGCTAAAGATTATACCAAACAACAATTAGACCAATGGGCAACTGGAAATATTGATTTAGTTGCTTGGAATAACTCTTTTTTACAGAATAATACATTGATTGCAGAATCAAATGGACTTATTGTTGGTTTTGCAGATATGGATAAAGCGGGGTATTTAGATCGGCTTTATGTCCATAAAGATTTTCTACGTATTGGTATCGCGACAGCCTTAGTAAACCAATTAGAAAAGCGGATGTGCAATATGGGGGTATTATGTTTTAAAACGAATGCTTCAATTACAGCAAAACCGTTTTTTAAAAAACAGGGCTACCATGTTGAAGCTGAAAATAAAGTGATTCATAATGGAATCGTGTTAATAAATTACACAATGATAAAATATTTTTAA
- a CDS encoding DinI-like family protein has product MLRVDVLLSKDDKVPQKIIDALQMELEKQIQAMRVDSIVRVRVSSSKNIEVSGCTKEDKETVLAIIENVFMSEDWLPE; this is encoded by the coding sequence ATGCTTAGAGTCGATGTTTTATTATCTAAAGATGATAAAGTTCCCCAAAAAATTATTGATGCCTTACAAATGGAATTAGAAAAACAGATTCAAGCGATGCGTGTTGATTCAATCGTTCGAGTTCGTGTCAGTTCAAGCAAAAATATAGAAGTATCTGGATGTACTAAAGAAGATAAAGAGACAGTATTAGCCATTATCGAAAACGTATTTATGTCAGAAGATTGGTTACCAGAATAA
- the aroB gene encoding 3-dehydroquinate synthase, translating to MLKTLTVSLNERSYPITIGENTLNSFEYFKLKSGQRVLIATNETIAPLYLSALTAMLEKNGIKVDNVIVPDGEQYKTMETWNTILSTLLKNNHTRNTVLIALGGGVIGDVAGFAAACYQRGIKFIQVPTTLLSQVDSSVGGKTAINHPLGKNMIGAFYQPQSVVINLNCLKTLPQRELSAGLAEVIKYGIILDPDFFSWLENNIDALLALEPQAMSYCIYHCCKLKAEVVAADETEQDMRAILNLGHTYGHAIEAELGYGNWLHGEAVAVGMVMATQAAKLLGHFSNSDIERIKSLLLKAKLPISKPQQMTAQAYIPHMLRDKKVLSGKLRLVLPTKIGHVEVVDNVSQDLVLESIELTR from the coding sequence ATGCTAAAAACGCTGACAGTTTCATTAAATGAACGTAGTTACCCAATCACTATTGGTGAAAATACATTAAATTCTTTCGAATATTTTAAATTAAAATCAGGACAACGTGTTTTAATTGCAACGAATGAAACAATTGCTCCTCTTTATTTATCTGCGCTGACAGCAATGTTGGAAAAGAATGGTATCAAAGTCGATAATGTTATTGTTCCCGATGGTGAACAATATAAGACTATGGAGACATGGAATACTATTTTATCAACCCTACTTAAAAATAATCATACCCGCAATACTGTTTTAATTGCACTTGGTGGTGGGGTTATTGGTGATGTTGCAGGCTTTGCTGCAGCATGTTATCAACGGGGAATAAAATTCATTCAGGTACCGACGACCCTTCTTTCACAAGTAGATTCATCGGTTGGCGGTAAAACAGCGATTAATCATCCTTTAGGCAAAAATATGATTGGCGCATTCTATCAACCACAATCCGTTGTTATCAATCTTAACTGCTTAAAAACATTACCACAAAGAGAACTTTCTGCTGGGCTTGCTGAAGTCATAAAATATGGCATCATTTTAGATCCTGACTTTTTTTCCTGGTTAGAAAATAATATTGACGCGTTATTAGCTTTAGAACCACAAGCAATGAGCTACTGCATTTATCACTGTTGTAAACTTAAAGCAGAGGTTGTTGCGGCTGATGAAACGGAACAAGATATGCGCGCGATTCTTAATTTAGGTCACACGTATGGTCACGCGATCGAAGCGGAACTAGGCTACGGTAATTGGTTACATGGTGAAGCGGTAGCAGTAGGAATGGTAATGGCAACTCAGGCAGCTAAATTATTAGGTCATTTTAGTAATAGCGATATTGAGCGCATTAAAAGTTTATTACTTAAAGCTAAATTACCGATTAGTAAACCGCAACAAATGACAGCTCAAGCTTATATCCCACATATGTTACGTGACAAAAAAGTACTATCTGGTAAATTACGTTTAGTCCTACCAACTAAAATTGGTCATGTCGAAGTCGTTGATAACGTTAGTCAAGATCTAGTATTAGAGTCCATTGAGCTGACACGTTAA
- a CDS encoding NAD+ synthase — protein MSLSLVLAQQNFRVGDIEGNTASILALIQDHLSEDLLIFSELAVCGYPPEDLIYRIDFQQRCESAMVAIEQASQQCGVIVGHPTWVDGKIYNSLSLFYQGQRLALYHKQYLPNYDVFDEKRYFTAGTQSVAVDFKGQKLGLVICEDLWQDEPINQLKLRHVDLVIAINASPYDYEKQLHRKQLVQNHAKRTGLPIVYVNQVGGQDELVFDGASLICNDKGEITQQLSSFKAEVTVINDYQLVHQIENQDQLACVYQALVLATHDYVTKNGFNGVILGLSGGIDSALTLAIAVDALGKDKVQAVMMPFRYTADISIADAKEEAEILGVEFNIVSIEPMFDAFMAQLTPMFTDTTRDTTEENLQARCRGVILMALSNKRRQLVLTTGNKSEMSVGYATLYGDMAGGFDVLKDVPKTMVFALSKYRNTLSYVIPERVITRPPSAELAPDQKDEDSLPPYDILDAILKGYVEQDLSVNDLIKQGFDEPTIRRVIKLVDINEYKRRQSAVGPKITSRNFGKGRRYPITSSFGMKNW, from the coding sequence ATGTCTTTATCTCTGGTTTTAGCACAACAAAATTTTCGTGTGGGTGATATTGAAGGCAACACCGCATCAATTCTTGCATTAATTCAGGATCATTTGTCAGAAGATTTATTGATTTTTTCTGAGCTCGCTGTTTGTGGCTATCCACCAGAAGATCTCATTTATCGTATTGATTTTCAGCAGCGTTGTGAGTCTGCTATGGTAGCGATTGAGCAAGCAAGTCAACAATGTGGTGTCATTGTTGGTCACCCAACTTGGGTGGATGGTAAAATTTATAATTCACTCTCTTTATTTTATCAAGGTCAGCGACTTGCTCTCTATCACAAACAATATTTACCTAATTATGATGTGTTCGACGAAAAACGCTATTTTACGGCGGGAACACAATCTGTTGCTGTTGATTTTAAAGGACAAAAGCTTGGTTTGGTGATTTGTGAAGATCTATGGCAAGATGAGCCGATTAATCAACTTAAGCTGCGTCATGTTGATCTCGTTATCGCTATTAATGCTTCACCTTATGATTATGAAAAACAGTTACATCGTAAGCAACTGGTTCAAAATCATGCCAAACGAACTGGATTACCGATTGTTTATGTTAATCAAGTCGGCGGACAAGATGAGCTAGTGTTTGATGGTGCATCATTAATCTGCAATGATAAAGGTGAAATTACTCAGCAACTTAGTTCATTTAAAGCGGAAGTTACCGTAATTAATGATTATCAATTGGTTCATCAGATAGAGAATCAGGATCAGTTAGCTTGTGTTTATCAGGCACTGGTGCTTGCTACACACGATTATGTGACGAAAAATGGTTTTAATGGGGTCATTTTAGGGCTATCGGGTGGAATTGATTCTGCATTGACGTTGGCTATTGCCGTTGATGCATTAGGTAAAGATAAAGTACAAGCAGTAATGATGCCATTTCGTTACACTGCAGATATTAGCATTGCTGATGCGAAAGAAGAGGCTGAAATTTTAGGAGTTGAGTTTAATATTGTCTCTATTGAACCGATGTTTGATGCATTTATGGCTCAATTGACGCCAATGTTTACCGATACTACTCGGGATACCACTGAAGAAAATTTACAAGCTCGTTGTCGTGGTGTTATTTTGATGGCGTTATCGAATAAACGTCGACAACTGGTATTAACCACGGGTAATAAAAGTGAAATGTCAGTCGGTTATGCAACGCTATATGGCGATATGGCCGGTGGTTTTGATGTGCTTAAGGATGTACCAAAAACAATGGTGTTTGCACTATCAAAATATCGCAATACATTATCTTATGTGATCCCTGAACGCGTCATTACCCGACCACCATCAGCAGAATTAGCTCCCGATCAAAAAGATGAAGATAGTTTACCACCTTATGATATTTTAGATGCGATTTTAAAAGGTTATGTCGAGCAAGACCTATCCGTAAATGATCTGATAAAACAGGGATTTGATGAACCTACTATTCGTAGAGTGATTAAATTAGTTGATATTAATGAATATAAACGTCGCCAGTCTGCCGTCGGTCCAAAAATTACCTCTCGTAATTTTGGTAAAGGACGGCGCTATCCAATTACATCATCATTTGGTATGAAAAATTGGTAG
- the glnB gene encoding nitrogen regulatory protein P-II: MKKIEAIVKPFKLDDIREALADQGITGMTVTEVKGFGRQKGHTELYRGAEYMVDFLPKVKIEIVVSDEIVEMCIETIMKTAQTGKIGDGKIFVYDVEQVIRIRTGEMDEAAI, translated from the coding sequence ATGAAAAAGATTGAAGCAATTGTTAAACCATTCAAATTAGATGATATACGTGAGGCCTTAGCTGATCAGGGTATTACAGGGATGACGGTCACTGAAGTAAAAGGTTTTGGTCGACAAAAAGGGCATACTGAATTGTACCGTGGTGCTGAGTATATGGTCGATTTTTTACCTAAAGTAAAAATTGAAATCGTAGTTTCTGATGAAATTGTTGAAATGTGTATTGAGACGATCATGAAAACAGCTCAGACCGGTAAAATTGGTGATGGTAAGATTTTTGTTTACGATGTAGAGCAAGTTATCCGTATTCGTACTGGTGAAATGGACGAAGCTGCAATCTAA
- a CDS encoding TfoX/Sxy family DNA transformation protein, which yields MKEHDKNIFERLLSFFANNEMNNITIMSLFGGVGVYSNATMFAWIYDNQLYLKGHADYIAMFTRYQMKPLEFNTGVTIKLLQYYQITDYLWQDEKKLIKIIQMVIKYSSQNQRYKLKEERIKDLPNMTISLERALFKVGITNITLLRQEGALQSYLKLKQFNKNISSNVLFILHSALVGKHVATLTDEQKSQLKKECSKLISQTSR from the coding sequence ATGAAAGAACATGATAAAAATATTTTTGAGCGATTATTATCCTTTTTTGCAAATAATGAGATGAATAATATTACCATTATGTCTCTTTTTGGTGGGGTAGGTGTTTATTCGAATGCGACGATGTTCGCTTGGATATATGATAATCAATTGTATCTAAAAGGTCATGCTGACTATATTGCAATGTTTACTCGATATCAAATGAAGCCGCTAGAGTTTAATACGGGCGTTACAATAAAATTATTACAGTATTACCAAATTACCGATTATTTGTGGCAAGATGAAAAGAAATTAATAAAAATTATTCAAATGGTTATTAAGTATTCTAGCCAGAATCAGCGATATAAATTGAAAGAAGAAAGAATTAAAGATCTACCAAATATGACGATATCACTTGAACGTGCTTTATTTAAAGTGGGGATCACAAATATCACGTTGTTACGTCAAGAAGGAGCGTTACAAAGTTATCTCAAATTAAAACAATTTAATAAAAACATATCGAGCAATGTTTTATTCATATTGCACTCAGCGCTAGTCGGTAAACATGTTGCGACCTTAACCGATGAACAAAAAAGCCAATTAAAAAAAGAGTGTAGTAAATTGATATCTCAAACTAGTCGTTGA
- the rpsF gene encoding 30S ribosomal protein S6, which produces MRHYEIIFMVHPDQSEQVPGMIERYTGSLTTAGGTIHRLEDWGRRQLAYPIEKLHKAHYVLMNVEASQEAVDELEDNFRFNDAVIRSLIMRTKHAVTETSPMLKAKDERRNSQDDFSDIDADDSEGVEGSED; this is translated from the coding sequence ATGCGTCATTACGAAATTATTTTTATGGTTCACCCAGATCAAAGTGAACAAGTTCCAGGTATGATTGAACGTTATACTGGTTCTTTAACTACCGCTGGTGGTACTATCCATCGTTTAGAAGATTGGGGCCGTCGTCAATTGGCTTACCCTATCGAAAAACTTCACAAAGCACACTATGTTCTAATGAATGTGGAAGCTTCTCAAGAAGCTGTCGACGAGTTAGAAGATAACTTCCGTTTCAACGATGCTGTGATTCGTAGTTTAATTATGCGTACTAAACATGCTGTGACAGAAACTTCACCTATGCTTAAAGCAAAAGATGAACGTAGAAATTCACAAGATGATTTTAGTGATATCGATGCAGATGATTCTGAAGGCGTTGAAGGATCTGAAGACTAA
- the priB gene encoding primosomal replication protein N, producing the protein MSNRLELSGTILKTPIRKVSPNGISHCQFYLEHVSEQIEVRFKRQAWCIMPVVVAGQNELVHGIKKGSKITVVGFISAHTKRNNITQLVLHASEIKLID; encoded by the coding sequence ATGTCTAATCGTTTGGAATTGTCTGGTACTATATTAAAGACGCCCATACGAAAAGTCAGTCCGAATGGAATTTCACATTGTCAGTTTTACTTAGAGCATGTCTCTGAACAGATTGAAGTGAGATTTAAGCGACAGGCTTGGTGTATTATGCCAGTTGTTGTTGCAGGGCAAAATGAATTAGTTCACGGTATAAAAAAGGGCAGTAAAATTACAGTAGTTGGTTTTATTAGTGCACATACAAAGCGCAATAACATAACCCAGTTGGTTTTACATGCTAGCGAAATTAAATTAATAGATTAA
- the rpsR gene encoding 30S ribosomal protein S18: MARYFRRRKFCRFTAEGVKEIDYKDISLLKGYITESGKIVPSRITGTSAKYQRQLARAIKRARYLALLPYTDNHQ; this comes from the coding sequence ATGGCACGTTATTTCCGTCGTCGCAAATTCTGCCGTTTTACAGCAGAAGGCGTAAAAGAGATTGATTATAAAGATATTTCTTTATTAAAAGGTTATATCACTGAAAGTGGTAAAATTGTACCAAGCCGTATTACTGGTACAAGTGCAAAATATCAACGTCAGCTAGCTCGTGCAATTAAACGTGCTCGTTACCTAGCTTTATTACCATATACTGACAACCATCAGTAA
- the rplI gene encoding 50S ribosomal protein L9 has protein sequence MQIILLDKVANLGSLGDQVNVKAGYARNFLIPQGKAVPATKKNIEYFEARRAELEAKLVDVLKAAEEKAAQINALVKVTIASKAGDEGKLFGSIGTRDIADAVKARGVNVSKSEVRLPNGVLRTVGEHEVSFQVHSEVFAKIIIDIVPEA, from the coding sequence ATGCAAATTATTCTACTCGACAAAGTTGCTAATTTAGGCAGCTTAGGCGATCAAGTTAATGTTAAAGCAGGATATGCTCGTAACTTTTTGATCCCACAAGGTAAAGCAGTACCAGCGACTAAGAAAAATATTGAATATTTTGAAGCTCGTCGTGCTGAATTAGAAGCTAAACTTGTTGATGTATTAAAAGCTGCAGAAGAGAAAGCTGCACAAATTAATGCATTAGTAAAAGTTACCATCGCATCAAAAGCTGGTGATGAAGGTAAACTATTTGGTTCTATCGGTACTCGAGATATCGCTGACGCTGTTAAAGCGCGTGGTGTTAATGTATCTAAGAGTGAAGTTCGTCTACCAAACGGTGTTCTTCGCACTGTTGGTGAACACGAAGTTTCATTCCAAGTTCATAGCGAAGTTTTTGCTAAGATAATTATTGATATTGTGCCTGAAGCATAA
- a CDS encoding FKBP-type peptidyl-prolyl cis-trans isomerase, with protein MFDTIEKKASYGIGLQIGQQLKESGIDDLELSALKQGLEDVLTDKQPALPLQELHDALRQVHEKAMKKRELAAAEIAREGQDFLKQNLSNENVKSTESGLQYSIFKQGDGKIPTENDRVRVHYTGCLIDGTVFDSSEERGQPAEFPVNGVIKGWVEALQLMPVGSKWRLYIPHELAYGPQGAGASIPPYSALIFDVELLAII; from the coding sequence ATGTTTGATACAATTGAAAAAAAAGCAAGTTATGGAATTGGATTACAAATTGGTCAACAGCTAAAAGAATCAGGAATTGACGATTTAGAGCTATCTGCTTTAAAACAAGGGCTTGAAGATGTATTAACCGATAAACAACCTGCTTTGCCATTACAAGAGTTACACGATGCATTACGTCAAGTGCATGAAAAAGCGATGAAAAAAAGAGAGCTTGCTGCAGCAGAAATTGCACGTGAAGGACAAGACTTTTTAAAACAGAACTTAAGTAATGAAAATGTTAAATCGACAGAATCTGGTTTGCAATATTCTATTTTTAAACAAGGTGATGGAAAGATCCCAACCGAAAATGATCGAGTGAGAGTACATTATACGGGATGTTTAATTGATGGTACGGTATTTGATAGTTCAGAAGAGCGTGGTCAACCGGCAGAGTTTCCAGTGAATGGCGTGATTAAAGGCTGGGTTGAAGCTCTACAATTAATGCCAGTTGGTTCAAAATGGCGTTTATATATTCCTCACGAGCTTGCTTATGGTCCTCAAGGTGCAGGTGCGTCAATTCCACCTTACAGTGCCTTAATTTTTGATGTTGAACTACTGGCAATTATCTAA
- the dapB gene encoding 4-hydroxy-tetrahydrodipicolinate reductase — MQTNSIRIAVVGAGGRMGRQLIQAISQIDGVTLGAAFEQSTSSLLGSDAGELAGIGQVGVLVTDNFEQAKDHFDILIDFTRPEGTLRHLDFCVTNNKSIVIGTTGFDDAGRQAIKQAATKISVVFAANFSVGVNLVLKLLEKAAKVMGDYSDIEIIEAHHRHKVDAPSGTALAMGEVIADALNVDLAQKAVYCREGHTGERPKGAIGFATIRAGDIIGEHTAIFADIGERVEITHKASSRMTFANGAVRAAIWLNSQPVGLYDMRDVLDLNAL; from the coding sequence ATGCAAACTAATTCAATTCGAATAGCGGTTGTTGGCGCTGGCGGGCGAATGGGTAGACAGCTTATCCAAGCTATCTCTCAAATTGACGGAGTTACTCTTGGCGCTGCTTTTGAACAGTCTACTTCATCGTTACTTGGTTCTGATGCTGGTGAATTAGCCGGTATCGGTCAAGTTGGTGTTTTAGTGACGGATAACTTTGAACAAGCTAAAGATCATTTTGATATATTAATTGATTTTACGCGTCCTGAAGGGACTTTACGTCATCTTGATTTTTGTGTCACGAATAATAAAAGTATTGTTATTGGTACAACCGGGTTTGACGATGCTGGTCGGCAGGCAATTAAACAAGCTGCAACAAAAATCAGCGTTGTATTTGCAGCTAATTTTAGCGTTGGGGTTAATCTTGTCCTTAAGTTATTAGAGAAAGCAGCAAAAGTGATGGGAGATTATAGCGATATTGAGATTATTGAAGCTCATCACCGACATAAGGTCGATGCTCCATCAGGGACTGCACTTGCAATGGGTGAAGTGATTGCTGATGCGCTCAATGTTGATCTTGCGCAGAAAGCTGTATATTGCCGAGAAGGCCATACTGGTGAAAGACCTAAAGGTGCTATTGGTTTTGCTACAATTCGTGCCGGCGATATTATTGGTGAGCATACAGCCATTTTTGCTGATATTGGTGAACGTGTTGAAATTACTCATAAAGCATCAAGCCGAATGACATTTGCTAATGGTGCTGTTCGCGCTGCAATCTGGTTAAATAGTCAGCCTGTTGGATTATATGATATGCGTGATGTATTAGATTTGAACGCTTTATAG
- the tadA gene encoding tRNA adenosine(34) deaminase TadA, whose product MTNSFQQADVAALYSDEYWMQQALMLARKAEQRGEIPVGAIVVYDNQIIGEGWNQSITLNDPTAHAEVIAIRQAASTLNNYRLINTTLYITLEPCSMCAGAIIHSRIKRVVFGATDYKTGAAGSFINILAYPGINHLPLIQSGICADEASQLLSQFFKRRRAEIKMSKSKT is encoded by the coding sequence ATGACCAATTCTTTTCAACAAGCCGATGTTGCAGCCCTATATTCCGATGAATATTGGATGCAACAGGCATTGATGTTAGCTCGTAAAGCAGAACAAAGAGGTGAAATACCCGTTGGTGCCATTGTTGTTTATGACAATCAAATTATCGGAGAGGGGTGGAATCAATCTATTACCCTTAATGATCCTACCGCTCATGCGGAAGTGATCGCAATACGTCAAGCCGCTAGCACATTAAATAATTATCGTTTAATTAATACCACATTATATATTACCCTTGAACCTTGTTCTATGTGCGCTGGCGCGATTATTCATAGTCGTATTAAGCGGGTGGTATTTGGTGCTACAGACTATAAAACGGGAGCAGCCGGTTCTTTTATTAACATACTTGCTTACCCAGGTATTAATCATCTACCGTTAATCCAATCGGGAATTTGTGCTGATGAGGCATCGCAATTACTCAGTCAATTTTTTAAACGCAGAAGAGCTGAGATAAAAATGAGCAAGAGTAAAACCTAA